In the Primulina tabacum isolate GXHZ01 chromosome 15, ASM2559414v2, whole genome shotgun sequence genome, TGACACAAGACTAATACATATTTCTTCTTTCATTTTTGTTTGAGTGAGATTATATCAAAGATGTAATAGTTGCTCTGATATTCTAAATAAGTAAGCCAAATTTTGTTTCAGAGTCTCAATACAGGAAATTTGCAATGAAGCTCAGCATGTAAGCGTACCAAAAAACCCATAATAGCCCCTCCTATGTGGCATAGCTCAAATTGTATGAGAAGTTTGAATAAATGGAGAAGGTAAAGGACACACTTCAAGCATACCTCCATGAAATTGTGGAACTGTGTAAACATTCTGAACATTAATTTTGCAAGAGTAATATTTCCCCTGGACAAAAATGGAAAATCTTGTTCAGGTATAGATAGTAagaaacaaaacaagacaaccaGAGAACGATAGTGCAAAAGGAAAGGAATAGTAATACCAGGACTGATCAAAGTGTACATGGGGATAACGGACTCTGACTGGTTGCACAGTAAAACCAGGGATGAATGCACCAAGTTGGAAGGAGATTAGAGCTCTTCCATTGGTTGTTGTTCCCTCAGGAAATAAAAGCAGCCGAGGATATCGATTGCTAGAAGCTTTTCTCTGTATTCAAATCCTAGAAAGCATATTTCTGTatcaaataatttatatatttgatAAATTTGTAATCTCAAACTTCATTTGAATACAAAATATTGAACATTGACAAAACCAGGCGACCATCCTTAGCTCATGGTTTCTTCAACTACTAATTTAGAGTTGATATCAATATTTGTGGAAGTTTATACAGATGCTTTTACCTTTATTTCATTTACAGCAAGCTTCCGGGAGGATCTTGAAAATctatcaacatatatcacctaCATTATGATATAAGATGCACCAAGATGACAACGTTACtttcaaatataaattattCAGAGTTAAAATTCAGttgattataaaattttgttctcaAAAATTTCTGACACCCATCACAGGCCTTCCCAGAGTTCAAGAAGACAAAATAAGGCCAATGAAACTTGTAACTAAAAGGAAAAAACTGCATACTGGTTGTCTGGGAACTTGAGATTACCTGCATCGCTCTGATGATGGTTCCAACAAAAGGCATGGAATCATGCGATTCAGAGGATACTATGGTCGGAAATAATTCATAGAAAAAGAAAATCGGGTCAATATATGATACATGATTAGATACAACTATAGGAGCTGTCGCCCTTGGAGCAGGTTTTCCTCTTCTTTTTATCCAATGATAGCTGCAGAAACAATGCAGAAAGAAGATATTTAAATTTCTGATTTAGACCAAAAATGAAAGCCAACAAAGAAAACCAGAAACGTATTGCTGTGAATTATCTAGATACTCTACCCTGAACTGAATCTCTTAATTAGAACTGTATATAAACTTGGTACTCGTTAAGGaaatttttattcaattatttGGTGTCAAAGCAGTCAAACAAACCAATTATGGTATGTATCCACTTTTTCACTGTTTACACTTTACACCGTCCAAAGTCAGGAAATGTGATTAAAAAACAGCACAAATCCCATGCTCTAGCATACATTGTGCGCTTGTAATCTTTACAAGTACAATGCATTCTGATTTTTACACATTAAAATTTAATGCTTAAATTCAATATTAGAGCAagtaatattttatgaaattaaaacatttaagaaGATCAATAAACAATCAATCTTGTATgttaaaatcatatatattcaATCTTCATATAATCATTAGAGGTGATATTTTAGAAAagacaaaaacacaaaaatatcGACCAAGAAGTCGTTTTCATCCAAGGTTGTTATTGCTTTTGAAGGTGATACAATTGTCAGTGTCACCATCGATTTTTTCCTACCACTGAAAAGGAGGAGTGCCATACCAACAGACTGAAGAAGTTAGTATAACACTCACTCACTTAATATATATCAGCATATCGTAAAGGAAAAAGACAGAGAGTTTAAGAAAACTACCGGAGCATAAAATCTGCAGTAACTCACGTGAAACGCTACTAAGACATTAACGATGTTTCTAAAAGAGAAGAAGAATTCTAAAAGAGAAGAAGAACCCACTAAACACATTCAACAGAATACACCCCTCCTTATCTTGCTGTAATTAATGGAATCTGCCATTATTCGCAGATCCTTTACTTTTATATTTCTTTCTTACCATAGTTAGTGCAGGAATTTTCTCCATTAATTGTCTTGTTATCAATTTAGATCCTGGTTTATGGACTGAATAAGAATTCTCTCTACTAAAATTTAGATAAAAATGCCTTAGGCGCGCTTGAGGAAAGCTCTCCAGGTGAGCCAAGGGGCGCCAGGAGCGCGCACCTTCTACAACTATGTATCAAACTTATCATCAAACCACCAACGTCAACAATTTCACTTTTTCAATCAATAATTTATCTTAATCTATATACTCAAGACTACCTAAAAGCAGGTCATAATGCGTTAAAGATTATCGTGTTTATCATCGTACAGCTAAAACAAGCAAAAACCAACGGGAAGAAGTCATTTTCAGCCATAAAATTGCTTCCTAAtcaaattgtttcttcaaaaaaataaataattagataaACAGAAAGTATGTGCTCATCGCATAAGCAAGCAACAAGAGCCGCCTTGATAAttccacaaaaaaaaaaaaaaaaaaaaaaaagaaagctgACAAAGCCAAACTATGGTTGTGACCTTTATCCTTGCGCAATTTATACTTATGCATATCGGTTTCCTTCCACCATagtcatttgaaattgaaaCTCAAATAGGAAGGTCGACTAAATtgcagaaaagaaaaatgaaaaaaagagtTTTAAAACAGAGAATTAAGACTTTAAAAGTGGATTTACGAGGAGATCTTCTCCGGGGAGTATATGTTGCGAAACCACAAATTGATACATGCTCTAACAAACTCTTTTGATTAAGATCAAATCTACCAACAACAAAAGTTTCAGCTTTGACCACAAAAAAACACCGTAAAAAGCCGTAAAAAGACAAATGACGtccaaaatctgaaattaaaatttcCCAAACATAAAATTACCACAATTTCGAACCTTCCCAGAACTTAAACTCgagagaaagaaagaaagatagATACCCAAAAGAGAACAAGATTGCGCGAGAACAAAAACGGGTGACCCACATAAGCCGACAACGCCACTTAGGCATAGGATTCTGCTTATCCTTCCACCCCTGCAGCGCCAAACGTGTGGCCACGTATCCCACCGTCAAACACAGCCCGAATAAGATAAGCCGTACAGCCGCAACAGGCAAGCATATCACGATCTTCACCCACTCGTACAAACCCTCGATGTTTGGCGTTTGGTTCCGAAACGGGTCGACCGTGCTGGACCCGGGAACTTCGTAATCCTGATTTGCACCGATGAAAGCAAACGGGTTCTGACGCGTTTCGTCACGCGGCTTAAAAACGACTGGAGCAGGGGATTGCTGCGGGTCCTGGATGTCGAGGATGACGTGCGGTTGGTGATCGGACTGCTGAGATTGGAGGAGAGGAGTGGAAAGAGAGTGGTCCGCAGCCGCCATTGATGATGTTAGGGAAAGAGCAGGTTTGGCGAATGCAATTCAGACAGTAGGTGAAGATGAGGAGTCGTACGTGCGGATGATTTATTGTGTCGGCATGAGAAATGCGTAGTTGAATTTCTTTAACTATTTATAgaaatatcataaattaattatatttagtATAATCGatcaaataatgaaaataataaaagtagactcaatattttcattattttagtAATTTTCATTTGATAGCATCCCAATATAATTAATCAGATGTAATCATTCACAATTTATTATTCAAAAACTAATATTTAATCGCATCATAAAATGagaaatatttcaaatataatatagataatcCCAACAACATTGTCACGGttcagcccacttgtgatattgtccgttTTGGTCTGagggcctcacggctttaaaacgcgttACATGGAgttgctacacgctcatttaaCTGTTCAGCATCTCTCTCGTTGTTTAGCGATGTGGGATTTCACCTAAGGGCTTTCTGCGAAATCTCACGTCGCTAAACAACGAAAGAGATGTTGGGCATTAAAATGTGCGTGTAGCAACCTCATGTGACACGTTTTAAAACCGTGAGGTCCTCGGGCTAAAatggacaatatcacaagtgggctggacTAAGACAAACATCGTGGATTCAGAGGCAATTTATGccaaaattcttaatttttctggaaaaaaaattattttttttcgtGTCCCACTATATCTTATTCTGATAGTCGACTTCAGAAATGGttttcctattttttttttcaagaggATTTAATttctaaataatttaataatatgaAGACACCTGAATTATTATCACTAATTTGTTTAATTGTCGGGACCTTTCCTGCAATCAATACGTTTGAAATTAAGTGTCGATTGATTAGGGTAACAAATGGACTGCTACGTAGCACGCCACATTCGACGCTCTTGTCCATAAACGTGTTTCTCTTctatttctcttttttttaaaacaacgACTAATTTAAGTTGTCATGATTTATCTATGACTGTCGCTTCTCTTTTTTATTACTATTGCTTAATATGCCAGTTAAGGACACCAACATGGACACCATCacgaatttttctcaaaatcgttcgtacaatttatttttaatattgtcTTTCTATTACTATTATTctttactaatttttataattatgaaGTATCTtgttttaatataaattaaattattataaaaaaaaaactgtatGGTGTGCGAATCGACTAGTAATTATGATCATTTTGCGTttgtaaaaatgtttatgatttttaactTGTAGATCGAATAATTTAAGGTGTATTTGGAGATGAATTTGAAACATGTAATTccattataattttattataaataataaaataaaaaatcaaatattaaatttgtatcttatttattcacacaaaaaataaaataaatttcaaatgatataattatttaaaaaacttGAATTTCaacttaattaatataaaacatTATTTAAACAATTAATGACAGATTTTTCTTCtctaaaacaacaaaaatatatCCATCCATTTAAATACAATCTTATTAAATATGTTATCATCACACAGAATTAAATAACTTGACCATTTCGTTTTTCaagaaatataattaaatatatatttctgTCCCCTgaaaatttctttttattttttgatgaGATCCGCTGAACATTTATAAAAGACTCATTTTATCCATAATAACGCCGAAACCAAAGCTAGCTTTATAGAGAGACGGTAATTGAATAattgattaaaaataatattactttCATAGAAACATAAAACTATGTTATGCACAGTCTCAAAACATACAATTTATCTTTACCTTCCCAAACATTTTCAAACACCAACTTCATCAGGCTTCATCACTCTTTTCGTTCTGCCACTGCAATTTCTAGCGTTTTCCAAAGCCCTGTTAGCAATCTGTTCACAGTGATGGTCGAAGATTTCCCCATTACTCCGAAAAGCCGGGAGTGTGTTCATTCTATTCCAATTCACGCGTACAAGATCGAGATCACTCGTCACCAGAATCACTGGAATCAAAATCTGTTTGGTCTTGATAGGCAACCGTGCTCTCATTTCCATTGCTGATGCTTGTTAAATTGTCATCTGAATCATCAAACAACTCGCTAGCATTCAGAAAGTAACCACCCTCTGTGGATTTGTAATCTTTTCCCCTCCATATCACTATCTGTTCCTTTTCAAATGTAACCAGAATGCAAGGAACTAAATCCTATGCAGACAAATATAAGCAGACACATTATTGAACACTTGAACCCAAAAGATGATTGGTACGGAATATGGATTATATTATACGGTTGCATGTTTATAATGTGTCTGTTGGCTATCTACAATGATAAGAAAGATTACAGAATACATAAAGAAACCATAATCAGAGGAAACAAGAAATCAATAAGAAGAGTGGCTGAAAATTGTATTTTCCACTTGTTCAAACTTTCAAGAAATCCAGATTCCATCTCTAGGTGCACCAATAATAAGCATCTCTAAAAGGAAATATCGGCATccgtaagaaaatttttaaataccaAGAATAGTATACAGCAACTCCAAACTTGAATCAAGAGAGAATTATTACCTTAAGTTTGCATCCAATTTTCTTGTAGTCACTCGTAGGTAGGCCTTTACAGTCTACTACGAACCAGCTCATCGGCAAGAAAAGCGTCCCGGACCATGGGTACAAGATTACCATAGTATCCATTTTTAGCTGCAATAACAGTTCACATGTTGGAAAAGACATACGCTATTAGTGGGCTAGTGGCCAAGCAGCACAAAAACAATTTACCAAGTCTGGTCAAGGCAGGAACAGATGATCCTCTTTTCCTCATCTCCTTGGTTTCCTCAATGCTCAGGCCATCAATAGTAGTTTTGATAAGCCTCGGATATACTGGCTCTTGAGGTTTCCACATCATTAGTGGAACAACGGGCCTCATTTGGCACTTGTAATGCCTACCTCTGTATAATACGAGTTGGCCACCATGTCTATGGATGATCTTACCAAATGTTTTATcctagaaaataaataaaatgaattataACCAAACAAAATGAAAGCATGCTTATAAAATCAAAAGATTTTACATGTATGAAACCATAGATGAAAGCATACTAATAAGATCACAAGATTATACAACCACCAAAAAAGGGGGATACTAAAATTTTGAAGTTGGAAAATAAGACAAAGTTGTGGTAAAAAGGAAATTTGACACCTCATCAGTCTTGCAGATTCAATTATTCACCAAAACCATGATAACCTAGAAAAGATCCACATTAAAAAAGCAGAGCTATGGCAAAAAGTTCTTAAAACAAGGTAATACCTCCAACTGCGTGCATATATTTTTCATGTCAACAGTTGGAACTCCCATACACTTTATCCTGACAGCCTCCGTGCGTTTCCAGTGATTGTGGATATCACTCAACATGTTGTGTGTCAGACCATCTCTCCCTAGAATGAAGACACAAAAGCACAATAAAATTTAAAGACAAAAATACGAGTCACTCAATTGTTTTGTCTTAAAGATGTGTAAAAACACATTCTCTACAAAAGTTGTTTCTTTCCAACTATCCAAATGTAAAACTTCATAAAATGTTTGACTGAAGTGAGTACATTTATAAAGATTGCAGGAAGGTCAGAGCATCCTCATCATAAAACACAAATCCAAGCAAACTCAATTCAACTGAACATCGCTCTATCCAACAACCTACAAGTTGTCCATTTGAATTTCTTTACATTTCAAGAATTACTAACTCAGACTAAGTATTAGCATAGACATGCAGTTTAAAAGACAATTGTAAACAATAACAATGATACACGGTAATGGACTTATAGGAACAATACAAGATTAATTAGCTTTTTAAAGCACAAGCGTTGTCCCATAAAAAATGATGGCCAACAACCAGTTTTTTACAAATATTGCTTCCTACCAGATCAAGACTCTGCTTTAGTTGAATTTTTCCAACAAGAAAGCTACATGATTTAGATTTAAGTGAAAATTGAATCTAAAGTTGGCTATTACAAGCAACATATAGAATGCATGAAACCAAATGTTATATTGTCATCTGGCACCAGTAATTACCCtgtaaaccattgaaagtatAAAAGTTGTTGCGAAATCTCTAACGAGATCAAATCCATTGTTAAAAAGAAAGACAGAATCGAAGAGCTATTAAATTCATAAAAGAACAAAAGAGCAGCATTTCATCAAGAACAAAAAACTCAACTccgaaataataaaatttacctAGATTAATTTGCCTTTTCATTTTATGCCTTTGAAATCTCTCCACAAGAGCTTTTCTTTCAGTATTACTTAAAGGTTTTCCCTGAATTCTCTCTCTCATTCCTCTCCTCTTCTCCTCCAACTCATCGTTTTTCTCTAAAGAACCCTCTTTCGGATCGATGGCTGGGGCACAAACCCCAGTCCATACCCGGTCCAAACGACCCGGACCGAAAGGAGAGTATTTGGGCTCCCTAAGCCCAATAGGCCTGACTTTTGAATTACTCTCTGTGTAGCTGAAACGAAAATCGAATGGAAGGTCGGACTGGGCCGGAGATTCGGTCAGTTGTAGGGAGGAGGGCGGACGATATGGGGTTTTGGAGGGCCTTGAGTTGGTGGTATTGGATTCGCGTTGAAGATGGGTTTTAGTAGGGGTTTGTGGGTGCGGCGAAGGAGGGGAAATGAAGTTGTATTTGGATCGAAGTTTCGAGGAGGAGACGGAAGTGGTCGTAGAGAAACAGTGGTGGCAAGTGATCGCCGGTGGAGGTTTTCGGCGGGAGAGCTGGCTGAGAAAGGTCAACATTTCTTTGCATACCAAGGAAATTCGCTACTTCACAACTAGTCATTCAGGTGGCAAAAGTGTAATATTTGTTTTTCTGGTGATAAaaaagaattttcgaaaataactgaaaatgttattttttaacttaaataaaacTATATTTTCTTGCTCAATTTCAAGAAATTTCGTCTTGTTTTCGCGATATGAAGTATCCGTTATCTACAAACGAACTAGTTAACGGCGGGCGGGTATCTAACCAGACAGTATTAAAAGACATATGGGTCTATTTCATTATATCCAAAAAGCGAGGGACTGAACCGTGAATGACCCAAAACTATAGGGATACGTTTTGTATTATCCCTTAATTAGGAATATGGTATAGTGAAAACCCAAAAGAACATTAAGAATTGACAAAATCCTCAATTATCAAtgtttattaaactcaaaattgTTTATACAAATattaatgattaaataaaaaactACAATATGATctaatcaaaattttgaattaaatagAAAATCAAAAAACATAATCTAAATCAATCTTAaattatatacacacacacacacaaaaattcAAAGATCCTGATTTTATCATATAATATGTTAAGATAGAGACGAATATTTAATTAAGTACccttttagtattttt is a window encoding:
- the LOC142526585 gene encoding lysophospholipid acyltransferase LPEAT2-like is translated as MAAADHSLSTPLLQSQQSDHQPHVILDIQDPQQSPAPVVFKPRDETRQNPFAFIGANQDYEVPGSSTVDPFRNQTPNIEGLYEWVKIVICLPVAAVRLILFGLCLTVGYVATRLALQGWKDKQNPMPKWRCRLMWVTRFCSRAILFSFGYHWIKRRGKPAPRATAPIVVSNHVSYIDPIFFFYELFPTIVSSESHDSMPFVGTIIRAMQVIYVDRFSRSSRKLAVNEIKRKASSNRYPRLLLFPEGTTTNGRALISFQLGAFIPGFTVQPVRVRYPHVHFDQSWGNITLAKLMFRMFTQFHNFMEVEYLPLVSPLENRKENAMDFAQRTGHVIARALNVVQTSHSYGDTMLFSKAAELKQENPSLYMVEMAWVETTFHLKALEAVASLEIFLSMNPDSSGLVEFHDFLRVLKLKPCSLSEKMFGFIDVKKIGKVSFKQFLLGSAHILKQPLFWHACEFTFTKIETDGKNYILKPEFQDAVSLAIPNLNCDEAHSLFSLFDSDNDGRVSKADFESCLRSKPLLIALFAPILLQRNPLATDPDLVHEVV
- the LOC142527609 gene encoding LOW QUALITY PROTEIN: CRS2-associated factor 1, mitochondrial (The sequence of the model RefSeq protein was modified relative to this genomic sequence to represent the inferred CDS: deleted 1 base in 1 codon) encodes the protein MLTFLSQLSRRKPPPAITCHHCFSTTTSVSSSKLRSKYNFISPPSPHPQTPTKTHLQRESNTTNSRPSKTPYRPPSSLQLTESPAQSDLPFDFRFSYTESNSKVRPIGLREPKYSPFGPGRLDRVWTGVCAPAIDPKEGSLEKNDELEEKRRGMRERIQGKPLSNTERKALVERFQRHKMKRQINLGRDGLTHNMLSDIHNHWKRTEAVRIKCMGVPTVDMKNICTQLEDKTFGKIIHRHGGQLVLYRGRHYKCQMRPVVPLMMWKPQEPVYPRLIKTTIDGLSIEETKEMRKRGSSVPALTRLAKNGYYGNLVPMVRDAFLADELVRVDCKGLPTSDYKKIGCKLKDLVPCILVTFEKEQIVIWRGKDYKSTEGGYFLNASELFDDSDDNLTSISNGNESTVAYQDQTDFDSSDSGDE